The genome window CTGGCAGAGGGACGATTGCTGGAGATTTGTCCCCTCACCATGAACACTGCAATCAGCAGACCAACAACCACCCCCACGACGATATTGACGATTCTGTTTCTCGCGGATTCTTCCTTGGGGATGAGCTTCTCCGGCACGACCATAAGGTGGGCGTCGAAGAACTGTCTACCGACATACACGATAACAAGAGCCATAATCATGCAGTCGAATCCCCATTCCAACGTTGATCGCATGTACCCGGCTCCAGACGCTATTGCGAATAAGAGACCAATAAAGGACCCAACAATAACTCCGATGCCGGCTCCCCTTCCGAAGTTGAAGGCCCCCAGATACCCCACGGCAGCACCCACAGCCGAACCTGCAAGAACGAAGCTAAGGAATCTGATAAAGAGAACACCTGCCGCCCGCGCACCTCCTATGGGAAGGAAGATTGAAACGACACTCAGACCGAAAAGGGTCAACATCATCACTGGAATGGAACATCCGAACCCACCTATTGCGCCGGCGATTGCTCCCGTCTTTGCTCTCTGCAAAGCAGGAGTCACTTTCTCCTTCGCGCTCTCCTTGGAGAATCTCGCACCACACTTCATGCAAACAAGATTCTTCATTAGGTTCTGGGTCCCACATTTTTCGCATACCTTCACCATTTCCGAGGCACTCTTCTTGCGGCGACCCTTACCCTTACGCTTTCTGGCCTGCTCCATAGCAAACGCGAACTCCCTTACCTCGCCAACAATCAGCCACTCACCCATTTTCGGATGATAGGCCAGATCATCCTCTTTAAGCTGCTCTCGTTCAATCCTGGACATCACCTCGCGTTTGGTCATCGGCCCCATTTCCACACCCGCCACCTTCAACTTCCAGTCAAAATTCGTATTCAGGTG of candidate division TA06 bacterium contains these proteins:
- a CDS encoding DUF3426 domain-containing protein encodes the protein MKLKVRRGERILGELDLRGLAVALKNGQVSAYDEIFYAQENKWISIETIRDVKEHLNTNFDWKLKVAGVEMGPMTKREVMSRIEREQLKEDDLAYHPKMGEWLIVGEVREFAFAMEQARKRKGKGRRKKSASEMVKVCEKCGTQNLMKNLVCMKCGARFSKESAKEKVTPALQRAKTGAIAGAIGGFGCSIPVMMLTLFGLSVVSIFLPIGGARAAGVLFIRFLSFVLAGSAVGAAVGYLGAFNFGRGAGIGVIVGSFIGLLFAIASGAGYMRSTLEWGFDCMIMALVIVYVGRQFFDAHLMVVPEKLIPKEESARNRIVNIVVGVVVGLLIAVFMVRGQISSNRPSARRARAVQSIRVELTNGYYDTAEDASYQVFVVEGILTNVSRRLKYMIALEGYLMDAEGDTIAKEYRTFSRKELKSEDILSGDLYRVSEEWAQAGTLKPRETVDLKMRFTLFGDVAEVGEYDVVVTSVLDYRGKH